The following DNA comes from Candidatus Nitrospira nitrificans.
CGGGCTGGAAAGGTTATTGCGGGCCTTGAGGGTCTTGATGGGAATCCCGAATCGTCGAGAGATCTTTTCAAGCGTGTCGCCCCCTCGAACTCGGTACCAGTGAGCAGAACCGGCCTTGGCCTGTCGAACCTGTCGATCCTGAATCACCGGCAGGGGAGGGAATTTGTGTGTGGGAACTCGTTCGATCAATTCCAATACCTTCGCGCTCATGCCGACAGGAATTTTCAGATGATAGGCCGCATCGCCAGGAGGGGTCGCATCTCGCCGAAGTTCTGGGTTCAATAACCGAAGCTCGTTGTACGGGATGCCGGTCACATTCGAAATGGCCCGAAAATGCAACGGGCGGGTGACGACGACCTCCTCGAATTCATGCAGAGGCGCGAGGTCTTGCTTGAACCCGTATTGGTCGAGGTTCTTCGCAATGATCGTCGCAGCCATGATTCGGGGAACGTATTGCTGAGTCTCTCGCTTAATGAGCTTCGTTCGTGAGATCTCCGAGAAGGATTCGGCCTGCGCCTTGTGAAGGGCCCGCAGCACCTTCCCTTCACCCGCATTGTACGCGGCCATGGCTAGAGGCCATGCGCCGAATAAATCATACAAGTCTCGTAGATACCGCGCCGCGGCCACGGTGGATTTAATCGGATCACGCCGTTCGTCGACATAATAATCGATCCGCAATCCATAGAGAAGCCCTGTCCCTTTCATAAACTGCCATGGGCCCGTGGCTTTTGCTCGTGAATAGGCGTACGGATTGAAGCCGCTTTCCACGAGGGAGAGATTCACAAGATCGCTCGGAAGATTAAACTCCGCAAAAATATTTTCGACCAGCGGGCGATAGCGGCTGAAGCGCAAGAGCCATTGTTCAAACCGACTTCGGATGGAGGTATTGAAAAAATGAATGTGGCTTTGCACGGTCTGATCAATGACGATGGGAATGTTGTACGCAGTGGCCTGATTGTCCGTAGTCGCACTGTTCTGAGGCCCTTGAGAGAATGATTCGCCAAGTGGTTCAGGCTTGTCCTCGGTAGAAGATAAATCAGGCGGGGAGAGTGTCAGCTCTGGTTCCAACGGGACGAGGTTCGGATCGACATCGTCCTCTTCCTGCAGGGATCCCATATCTGGAGCAGAAATAATACTCGAAGGTGCCCCAGACGGAATACCGTCGGCCCAACTCACGCAGGGCACCAACGCATTTGCGCCGATGATCCACAATGCAACGACTGTCGCTTTGGTGATCGCGAGGGAGGACAGTTTCGATATCATGAGCAGCATCTGTGAAGTGAGCCTATCGATCCATCGCAGACTTGTCAAGAAATGGAGCAAGCCAGGCGCCGCTTCCCGTAGTGTCATGCCGGACCGAGACATCACAATGATGCGGGAGAGTCTGAAAATGTTCCATGGCGTCCCCGCAAGAGGAAAAGTCCTGATGCGGGCTTCGTTTGCGAAGGTCGTTTTCTTGACAGTCTCCCGGCGCAAATGATAGCGTACCGCCTCTCCCAGTAGTACCCACTCAGAATTGCATTCTTAAGGAGGATCGATCGATGTTGAAGCGGTATCTTTTGGCTCCCGGCCCAACGCCCGTTCCACCGGAGGTGTTACTGGCGATGGCCCGTCCAATGATCCATCATCGCGCACCCGAATTTGATCCGATCTTCGCGGAGGTTCGCGAAGGACTGAAATGGCTGTTTCAAACGCGGAACGATGTGCTGATGTTGGCGGCCTCCGGGACGGGCGGTATGGAAGGGGCCGTGTCGAACTTTCTGTCTCCCGGCGACAAGGCGCTGTATGTCAACGGAGGCAAGTTTGGAGAGCGTTGGGGCAAGCTCTGCAAAACCTTTGGCGTCCAGGCGAGCGAGATCAAAGTGGAGTGGGGGCAGGCGGTAGATCCGCAGCAAATTTCCGATGCCCTGAAGAAAGATCCGTCGATCAAGGCGGTGTACGTCCAGGCCAGCGAGACGTCGACAGGGGTTTCACATGATGTCAAGGCGCTGGGTGAGATTGTTAAAGGCTATGACAATACTATTTTGGTGGTCGATGCCATTACGGCGCTTGGCGTATTTGATATCAAGACCGACGCCTGGGGCTTGGATGTCGTGATCACAGGCTCTCAGAAGGCTCTGATGCTCCCTCCCGGCATGGCGTTTGTCAGCGTCAGCGACAAGGCCTGGGCTCTGGCCGACAAGGCCAAGAATGCCGCCTTTTATTTCAACTTCAAGAAAGAACGTGAGAATCAGGCCAAGAACCAAACACTTTTTACCCCCACCGTGTCGCTGATTATCGGTCTGCAGGAAGTGTTCAAGATCATGAAGGCGGAAGGGCTGGAAAAAATGTTTGCGCGACAGGGACGCCTGGCTCTGGCGATGCGAGAAGGGGTGAAGGCCGCCGGGATGGCGCTGTTCCCAAAAGAGTCGCCGAGCGACGCCTTGACGGCGGTCTGTGCTCCGGATGGAATTGATGGACAGGCCATCTATAAGAATCTTCGTGTGCAATACGGCATGACCGCTGCCGGTGGACAGGATCACCTGAAGGGAAAAATCTTTCGACTGTCTCACATGGGTTACGCGGATTCGTTCGACGTGATCACCGCATTGGCCGCGACCGAAATGGTTCTGAAAGGACTCGGTCATTCGGTGAAGCTAGGCAGCGGTGTCGGAAAAGCGCAAGAAATCTTAATGGCAAAGTAATCACGGCGAGGATGCATATGGCCGCAGCGGGAATGAAAATTCTGATCAGTGACAGCCTGTCGAAACAGGGCGTTGAGGCGCTTGAGAAGGCAGGATTCACCGTGGTGGTGAAATCCAAAATGCCGAAGGATGAGCTCTTCAAAGAGATTAAAGATGCCGACGGGCTCATCGTGCGATCCGGCACCAAGGTGACGGCGGAACTGATCGCGGCGGCAGAGAAGCTCAAGGTCGTCGGAAGGGCCGGGTCGGGCCTGGATAATGTCGACACTCCCGCTGCGACCCGTCGCGGCATCGTCGTCATGAACACACCCGGGGGCAATACCGTTACCACGGCCGAACACACGATGTCGATGATCTGCGCGATGAGTCGCCGCATTCCCCAAGCCACCGCGTCGGTGAAGGCCGGCAAATGGGAAAAAGACAAATTCATGGGCGTCGAGCTCTACAACAAGGTGCTCGGCATCATCGGGGCCGGACAGATTGGTAGTCACCTGACCAAGATGGCGCAGGGGATCGGCATGAGTGTGGTTGCATTCGACCCGTACCTGGCCCCTGAACGGGCCGAGCGAATGGGTGTGATGATGGTGGACCTTGAAGACCTATTCCGACGAGCAGACGTGATTTCCGTCCATACGCCCCTGACGCCGGAGACACGCGGGATCATCAACGCGCAGGCCATCGCCAAGATGAAACCCGGCGTGCTGATCGCGAATTGCGCCAGAGGCGGCATCATCAACGAACAGGATTTGTGCGAAGCGTTGAAAACCAAACGCGTCGCCGCCGCAGCCTTCGATGTGTTTGAAGAGGAGCCGGTCAAGCCTGACAACCCGCTTCTCGCCTTGGATAATTTCATCTGCACCCCGCACATCGGAGCCCAAACGATCGAGGCTCAGGAAAACGTTGCGATTGGAATTGCGGAGCAGATTGTCGACTACTTTACCAAGGGAGTAGCGAAAGGGGCCGTCAATATTCCGTCGGTCGCTCCGGAGTTGTTGCCTCGCTTGCAACCATTTCTGACACTGGCGGAAAAGCTCGGCGCGCTTCAGACTCAACTTGTTCAAGGGGGAATCGAACGAGTCACGGTGGAATACAGCGGAGAGGTCACCACGCTCTCAATCGCACCCTTGACCATCGCCGTCTTAAAGGGCCTGCTCACTCCGATCATGGAACATCCGGTGAACTATGTGAATGCCCCGAGCGTGGCGAAAGAACGGGGTATTGAAGTCAAAGAAATCAAGAGCACGGATGCCGGAGATTTCACGAGCCTGATTCGGGTTCGAGTCGAAGCCGGCAAGGTGTCGCATCAGGTCGCAGGGACGCTGTATCACAAGAAAGAGGCCCGTGTGACTGAGATCGAGCAATTTAAAGTTGAAGTGGTACCTGAAGGGCATATGCTGTTGATTCACAACGTCGATCGCCCAGGGGTCATCGGGATGGTCGGAAAGGTCCTCGGGGATCAGGGGATCAATATCTTGCGGATGCAGTGTGCCTTGGAGAAGCGAGGGGGAGATGCGTTGCTGATCATCGGTTCCGATACGGAATTTCCATCTGCGGCCCTGGATCAGATCCGTTCCAGCTCGAATATTCTGTCCGTCAAGGTCGCCAACCTTTCATAACGGTTCTCGCGACCAGGTTATATATGGCCTCTGCTCCTCCGGTGCGTAGGGCTTCTTCGGGCCAGCTCCCTTCTTTGCGCGAGCATTCATTGGTTCCGGTCGGGATGGCCACCATCCTGCCGGAGGCCGCCCGTCAGGTTCGGCATCTGGAAGCCGAATTACTGGCCTACTGTAATCGTTTTGGCTACGACGAGATCATCCTTCCGACGTTCGAGTACCTTGATGTGCTGACGCCAGGCCTCGAACCGACGTTATTGGAGAACTCCTATAAGATCGTCGACCGGACGACTGGTCGTATTCTGCTATTGCGGCCCGACGTCACGGCTCAGATTGCCCGATCGGTGGCGATGGGGATGGTGGGCGCGAGCTTTCCGTTGCGTCTGTCGTACCGGGCGACCGTCTTTCGATATGAACCGGAACATGCAGGCCGAGATCGAGAAATTTTTCAGGTCGGCGCCGAGCTGATCGGGGCTGATGATGTGTCCGCCGATAGTGAAATCATCATCCTCTTGATCGAGTGCCTGCGGCAGGTCGGATTGCGTTCGTTCAAGATTTCATTGGGACATGTCGGGTTTTTCAAAGGACTCCTTGTCCGTGCGGGACTTTCGCCGGAAGGGCGGAAGCGGGCCGAACAAGCAGCGGCAAGAAAAGATCTACCGAGACTGGCAGAGGTTCTGTCGCAGGAAGGAGTCACCAAACGGTCGGCTCATAGGATTTTGGACGCACTGGAACTGTGCGGGCAAGCTGACGTGCTCTCGAAAGGACGCGCCTTGGCCAAGGGAGAACGGCCGCTGGTCCAAGCATTGGACCGACTGGCACAGGTCTATCAGGTACTCTGTGAAACCGGATATCAAGAGACCATTTTGCTCGATCTCGGAGAATTCAGAGGGTTTGACTATTATGACGGGATCGTCTTTGATGTCTTTACCGACGGGATTGGGGTGGAGTTAGGCGGCGGCGGACGCTACGATCACCTCATTGGACGATTCGGTCGAAACCTTCCGTCCACCGGCTTCGCCCTCAGTGTGGATCGGCTCTTCCGGGGGCTGAATCTTTCCGATAGGACGCAGTCTGAGGGACCGAAAGTCTTGGTCGTCGCGCCGGTAGAGTTGCCGACAAGGCTGATTTCGGTCGCGCAACAGCTTCGCCGAGCGGGGATCCGAACGGTACAACGAACCGTAGATCCATCGGGGCGGAATTTGCTCAGCGCCGCCATGACGGCAGGTTTTGACGCGAACATCAATACTATCATCGTCGTCGGGGCGAATCGTTCCAAACCCGATCAGGTTGTGGTGCTCCATCCGAGCGACCGCCGGGGAGTCGCGGGATCACTCGGTCGTGCTCATCTTCGCAAGCGAACGGTGTCGATCGAAGGTCTCATCGCAAGCCTGCGGTTGGACCTCGAAGGGGTAGCATGAAATCCTCCGGGATGGTGGATCTTTCTCAGCCGAAACTCCCTCCACAGAACTTGGAGGCGGAACAGTCGGTGCTCGGCGCCATCCTCCTCGATAACGCCGCGATGCCGAAGGCGATGGAATTGCTGGTGGAGGAAGACTTTTATCGGACAGCCCACAAGAAGGTCTACCAGGCCATGCTGGAGTTGTCCGACACCGGCGAAGTGATCGATCAGATCACATTGACCGAGCGATTGAAGTCTCGTGGTGAACTTGAAGCGATCGGCGGCGCCGCCTTTCTCGCAGAACTTGTCCAGATCGTTTCCAGCTCAGCCAACATCCGATATCACTGTAAGATTGTTCGGGACAAGGCAGTGGCCCGCCAATTGATCAGCACCTCGACCGAGGTGTTGACAAGAGGGTATGAAGGATCAGTCTCCATCGATGATCTGCTCGATTTTGCCGAGCGGTCGGTGTTCAGCATCGCTCAAGGCAAACTGGAACGGTCGTTCAGCCCGATCAGTCAGGTCATCAAGGAAAGTCTGGATGTCATCGACAAGCTCTCGAAGCGCAAGGAACATGTCACGGGGGTTCCCACGGGATACTACGACCTCGATGATATTACCGCAGGGCTGCAGGCCTCGGACTTGGTGGTCGTAGCGGGGCGGCCAAGCATGGGAAAAACGAGCCTTGCCTTAGGGTTTGCCACCCATGCCGCCATTCATGCCAATACGGTGGTCGGCATCTTCAGCTTGGAGATGTCCAAGCCACAGATCGTCCTGCGCATGCTCGCGTCGGAGGCACGGGTGGATTCACATGCGCTGAGGACGGGGAAGCTTCAAAAAGAAGACTGGTGGCGGTTGGCAGAGGCGGCCGGCCGATTGGAGCTCGCGCCCATCTATATCGACGACACGGGCGGCATCACGGTCCAACAAATGCGCGGCAAAGCCCGCCGGCTCAAAGCCGAGAAGGGGCTCGATCTTCTCATCGTGGATTATCTCCAGCTGATGCAAGGACGAAGCGATTCGGAGTCTCGTCAGCAAGAGATCTCCGATATTTCTCGCTCATTAAAAGCCCTGGCGAAGGAACTGAATGTGCCGGTGGTTGCCCTCTCTCAGTTGAGCCGAGCGGTGGAGGCCCGGAAACCGCCGATCCCCATGCTGGCCGACTTGCGAGAGAGCGGAGCGATCGAACAGGATGCCGACGTAGTCATGTTCATTTACCGGGAAGATGTGTACGACCAGAATTCAGAGCGCAAAGGGATCGCCGACATTATCGTCAGTAAACATCGTAATGGACCCATTGGAAAAAAAGAGTTGTTCTTCCAGGACCGATTCGCCAAATTCGAAAGCCTCGATCTTCGCGAAGCCTAGCAGGCTGTGGAAAAGCTCGGTTGATACCCGCCATATAGTTAGAACTTTACGCAGAATACTCACGCCAGGATCACTCAAGATACTCAAAAAGGCCGCTGTTCTCATCCACCAACCCCGATGCGCTCGCCTCGCGCTGCGTCGACGCTCGGCGCGGCGAAGCGGGCTTCACACACTCCAAGCGATGCGACCTGTCTCGCGAAGCCGCTTAGGCAAGGCGGGGAACGCCGCCGGGAGATTTTTCAGCATCCTGGCTCGAGTCGTTTGCGCATCACCCGAACACTCGGTATAATCATTTCACATGCTCGCCTTCTACTTGTCCTAATGTAAGATAAAGACGGAACACACCAATGGGTTTGTACAGTCGGTCGGTCGGTCGGTATGGTCGGCCCTTGTTAGGGACGACGCTGCTTTTCCTGTTTCTTTCTGGTGCGATGATCGCCTGCGCCGCTGCGCCTCAGTCACAGGCCACGGTTCCTTCACCCGTCACAACGGGGCCACTCCCGCCACCGGCTCCGGAGTCCGACGCGACCTACCATTTCATGATGGGACACCAAGCAGAACTCGCTCAAGATCTCGACGGCGCATTGAAGGAATATCATGCCGCCCTGAAAGTCGACCCTAAATCTCGCGAGGTCAAGTCTCGCTTGGCTGCCCTGTATTTCGCGTTGGGCGATACGACTCAAGCGGTGCAGTACGCGGATGAAGTCGGAGAAGGAACGGGTCAGGAACCGCAACTGCTGATCCACATGGCCGGCATCTTGGCCAGCGCGGGGAAGCCGGAACGCGCCGTAGAACTCTTGGACAAGGCTATCGAGAGCGATCCGGAACGAGGGGAATCCTACTTCCCGAAGGGACTCATCCTTCTGAATCAGAAGCGCATGGCCGAGGCTGAACAAGTCGTCAAAAAAGGGTTGCAATATACCGCTGATTCGCCGATCGGCTACTACTATTTGGGCCGCATATCAATCGAAGCGGGAAATAGCGAACAGGCTGTGGCTAACTTCGATCGGGCCATGGCCATCAACCAGGCGTTCGAGCCCGCGTATTTAGCTCAAGCGTCGGTTTACGAATCACGCCAGGAGAAGGACAAAGCGATCGCCGTCCTCAAGAAGTATCTCCAGCAGGTTAATCCGCGCAATAGGGATATTCGACAACATCTGGTCCAGTTGTATGTTTCAACGAGAGACTACGCCGGAGGTCTCGCGGAATTGGAACGGCTGTTGGAGGACAATCCAGGCGACCTCGATGCCCAGTTACGCATGGCCCTCATCTATGGAGAAAAGAAAGAGTTCACCAAGGCGATCAGCCAACTGACCGAGATCTTGAAGGCTAAGCCGGCTGAACTGAAAGTGAGAGATTATCTCGGGTACTTGTACGAAGAGACCAAGGACGTCTCGAAGGCGCTGGAGACCTATCGCTATAACATTCATCTGGACCCGAAGTTTGCCGACAGTCATGTGCATCTGGGCGTGCTTCTTTATCGACTCAAGCAATTTCCGGAGGCGGTAACGCATCTCGATACAGCCGTCCGTCTCACGCCGAAACAGCCCGAACCGCACATCGTCCTCGGGTTAGCCCATTTTCAAAGCGAGCAATTCGAAAAGGCCTCACAAGCCTTCGAGGAGGGGATTCGGCACAATCCGAAGAACGCCGATCTCCATTTCAACCTCGGCACGGCCTACGACAAGCTGAATCGGTTTGAGGATGTGGAGCGCGCCATGGAAACGGCGCTCTCTCTCGATCCCCATCACGCCGATGCCTTGAACTATCTTGGGTACAGTTATGCGGAGCGCGGCATCAAGATCGACCACGCCTTGTCCCTGACGAAACGGGCCGTCGC
Coding sequences within:
- the dnaB gene encoding replicative DNA helicase; translated protein: MKSSGMVDLSQPKLPPQNLEAEQSVLGAILLDNAAMPKAMELLVEEDFYRTAHKKVYQAMLELSDTGEVIDQITLTERLKSRGELEAIGGAAFLAELVQIVSSSANIRYHCKIVRDKAVARQLISTSTEVLTRGYEGSVSIDDLLDFAERSVFSIAQGKLERSFSPISQVIKESLDVIDKLSKRKEHVTGVPTGYYDLDDITAGLQASDLVVVAGRPSMGKTSLALGFATHAAIHANTVVGIFSLEMSKPQIVLRMLASEARVDSHALRTGKLQKEDWWRLAEAAGRLELAPIYIDDTGGITVQQMRGKARRLKAEKGLDLLIVDYLQLMQGRSDSESRQQEISDISRSLKALAKELNVPVVALSQLSRAVEARKPPIPMLADLRESGAIEQDADVVMFIYREDVYDQNSERKGIADIIVSKHRNGPIGKKELFFQDRFAKFESLDLREA
- the serA gene encoding phosphoglycerate dehydrogenase, which gives rise to MAAAGMKILISDSLSKQGVEALEKAGFTVVVKSKMPKDELFKEIKDADGLIVRSGTKVTAELIAAAEKLKVVGRAGSGLDNVDTPAATRRGIVVMNTPGGNTVTTAEHTMSMICAMSRRIPQATASVKAGKWEKDKFMGVELYNKVLGIIGAGQIGSHLTKMAQGIGMSVVAFDPYLAPERAERMGVMMVDLEDLFRRADVISVHTPLTPETRGIINAQAIAKMKPGVLIANCARGGIINEQDLCEALKTKRVAAAAFDVFEEEPVKPDNPLLALDNFICTPHIGAQTIEAQENVAIGIAEQIVDYFTKGVAKGAVNIPSVAPELLPRLQPFLTLAEKLGALQTQLVQGGIERVTVEYSGEVTTLSIAPLTIAVLKGLLTPIMEHPVNYVNAPSVAKERGIEVKEIKSTDAGDFTSLIRVRVEAGKVSHQVAGTLYHKKEARVTEIEQFKVEVVPEGHMLLIHNVDRPGVIGMVGKVLGDQGINILRMQCALEKRGGDALLIIGSDTEFPSAALDQIRSSSNILSVKVANLS
- the hisZ gene encoding ATP phosphoribosyltransferase regulatory subunit translates to MATILPEAARQVRHLEAELLAYCNRFGYDEIILPTFEYLDVLTPGLEPTLLENSYKIVDRTTGRILLLRPDVTAQIARSVAMGMVGASFPLRLSYRATVFRYEPEHAGRDREIFQVGAELIGADDVSADSEIIILLIECLRQVGLRSFKISLGHVGFFKGLLVRAGLSPEGRKRAEQAAARKDLPRLAEVLSQEGVTKRSAHRILDALELCGQADVLSKGRALAKGERPLVQALDRLAQVYQVLCETGYQETILLDLGEFRGFDYYDGIVFDVFTDGIGVELGGGGRYDHLIGRFGRNLPSTGFALSVDRLFRGLNLSDRTQSEGPKVLVVAPVELPTRLISVAQQLRRAGIRTVQRTVDPSGRNLLSAAMTAGFDANINTIIVVGANRSKPDQVVVLHPSDRRGVAGSLGRAHLRKRTVSIEGLIASLRLDLEGVA
- a CDS encoding pyridoxal-phosphate-dependent aminotransferase family protein, with the protein product MLKRYLLAPGPTPVPPEVLLAMARPMIHHRAPEFDPIFAEVREGLKWLFQTRNDVLMLAASGTGGMEGAVSNFLSPGDKALYVNGGKFGERWGKLCKTFGVQASEIKVEWGQAVDPQQISDALKKDPSIKAVYVQASETSTGVSHDVKALGEIVKGYDNTILVVDAITALGVFDIKTDAWGLDVVITGSQKALMLPPGMAFVSVSDKAWALADKAKNAAFYFNFKKERENQAKNQTLFTPTVSLIIGLQEVFKIMKAEGLEKMFARQGRLALAMREGVKAAGMALFPKESPSDALTAVCAPDGIDGQAIYKNLRVQYGMTAAGGQDHLKGKIFRLSHMGYADSFDVITALAATEMVLKGLGHSVKLGSGVGKAQEILMAK
- a CDS encoding lytic transglycosylase domain-containing protein: MISKLSSLAITKATVVALWIIGANALVPCVSWADGIPSGAPSSIISAPDMGSLQEEDDVDPNLVPLEPELTLSPPDLSSTEDKPEPLGESFSQGPQNSATTDNQATAYNIPIVIDQTVQSHIHFFNTSIRSRFEQWLLRFSRYRPLVENIFAEFNLPSDLVNLSLVESGFNPYAYSRAKATGPWQFMKGTGLLYGLRIDYYVDERRDPIKSTVAAARYLRDLYDLFGAWPLAMAAYNAGEGKVLRALHKAQAESFSEISRTKLIKRETQQYVPRIMAATIIAKNLDQYGFKQDLAPLHEFEEVVVTRPLHFRAISNVTGIPYNELRLLNPELRRDATPPGDAAYHLKIPVGMSAKVLELIERVPTHKFPPLPVIQDRQVRQAKAGSAHWYRVRGGDTLEKISRRFGIPIKTLKARNNLSSPALKIGELLNIRR
- a CDS encoding tetratricopeptide repeat protein translates to MGLYSRSVGRYGRPLLGTTLLFLFLSGAMIACAAAPQSQATVPSPVTTGPLPPPAPESDATYHFMMGHQAELAQDLDGALKEYHAALKVDPKSREVKSRLAALYFALGDTTQAVQYADEVGEGTGQEPQLLIHMAGILASAGKPERAVELLDKAIESDPERGESYFPKGLILLNQKRMAEAEQVVKKGLQYTADSPIGYYYLGRISIEAGNSEQAVANFDRAMAINQAFEPAYLAQASVYESRQEKDKAIAVLKKYLQQVNPRNRDIRQHLVQLYVSTRDYAGGLAELERLLEDNPGDLDAQLRMALIYGEKKEFTKAISQLTEILKAKPAELKVRDYLGYLYEETKDVSKALETYRYNIHLDPKFADSHVHLGVLLYRLKQFPEAVTHLDTAVRLTPKQPEPHIVLGLAHFQSEQFEKASQAFEEGIRHNPKNADLHFNLGTAYDKLNRFEDVERAMETALSLDPHHADALNYLGYSYAERGIKIDHALSLTKRAVALKPENGYYVDSLGWALYQSGMLAEALTEIKKAVALVGDDPVIYEHLGEIYLKQQKVSDARDAWLHSLEIDPSNDKLLQRFREQGLANPANEDRIQQAKRRGSEKTQTQPATP